The following proteins are co-located in the Paludibaculum fermentans genome:
- the recJ gene encoding single-stranded-DNA-specific exonuclease RecJ has product MMQTQARWSLAETSEKEVAALAARCGLQLPAARVLWSRGFRTQQDVEHFLHPRLTDLTDPFLMAGMQQAVDRIRRAVDRKEKILVYGDYDVDGVSSVVILSKMLEFMGHAPEYHVPDRLKDGYGMQVSVVEQAAREGVNLIISVDTGIRAIEAVKAAVAVGVDVVITDHHLPEEELPPAVAILNPNRPDCLYPNKNLCGAGVTLKLIQALMESLNWPPDRIVRYSDSFLVMVAIATVADVVPLTGENRVIVKRGLDGLSKTRNPGLRALLEASGVEPGSAMTATDVGFRVSPRINAAGRMDNAREVVEMFLTSDEERARAIATRLDGLNLERQRTGEAIVKAILEECGEDGPGPDRAGLVFYSPDWHRGVVGIVANRVVELFHRPAIVLGRDENTGMAQGSGRSIPGFHLLDALNGMAEVFIRFGGHRQAVGVTLEESRVEELKQRFNAFARETLSDEDLAPERLLDAEATIDELNDTAVDEILHLAPFGLGNRAPLFLLRNVEIRQTPEVFGKDRDHLRIRIFQGNRSLFAKAWRFAGRIGELQQGARVDVALTVEADAFSAKRGYSPWSATIRDIRPVD; this is encoded by the coding sequence ATGATGCAAACTCAGGCGCGCTGGTCACTCGCCGAAACATCAGAGAAGGAAGTGGCGGCGCTGGCCGCCCGATGTGGGCTCCAATTGCCCGCGGCCCGCGTCCTGTGGTCGCGCGGCTTCCGGACGCAGCAGGACGTCGAGCATTTCCTGCATCCCCGGCTCACTGATCTGACGGATCCGTTCCTGATGGCCGGCATGCAGCAGGCCGTCGATCGCATCCGCCGCGCCGTCGATCGCAAGGAGAAGATCCTGGTCTACGGCGACTACGATGTCGACGGTGTCTCCAGTGTCGTGATCCTCAGCAAGATGCTGGAGTTCATGGGACATGCGCCCGAATACCACGTGCCCGACCGCCTGAAGGACGGCTACGGCATGCAGGTGTCGGTCGTGGAACAGGCGGCCCGCGAAGGCGTCAACCTCATCATCAGCGTCGATACAGGCATCCGCGCCATCGAAGCCGTCAAAGCCGCTGTGGCCGTTGGCGTCGATGTCGTCATCACCGACCATCATCTGCCTGAGGAAGAGCTGCCGCCGGCCGTCGCCATCCTCAACCCAAACCGGCCCGACTGCCTCTATCCCAACAAGAACCTCTGCGGCGCCGGAGTCACGCTCAAGCTGATTCAGGCCCTGATGGAAAGCCTGAACTGGCCGCCCGACCGCATCGTTCGCTACTCCGATTCCTTCCTTGTCATGGTCGCCATCGCGACGGTTGCCGACGTTGTCCCGCTCACGGGCGAAAACCGTGTCATCGTCAAACGCGGACTTGACGGCCTCTCAAAGACCCGCAATCCGGGCCTGCGCGCGTTGCTCGAGGCCAGTGGAGTCGAGCCTGGCTCCGCCATGACCGCCACCGACGTGGGCTTCCGTGTCTCCCCCCGTATCAACGCGGCCGGCAGAATGGACAATGCCCGCGAAGTGGTGGAAATGTTCCTCACCAGCGATGAGGAGCGCGCCCGCGCCATCGCCACGCGCCTGGATGGGCTCAACCTGGAACGCCAGCGCACCGGCGAGGCCATCGTCAAGGCAATCCTCGAAGAGTGCGGGGAAGACGGCCCTGGGCCCGACCGCGCAGGCCTCGTCTTCTATTCGCCCGACTGGCATCGCGGCGTCGTGGGCATCGTCGCCAACCGCGTCGTCGAACTCTTTCACCGCCCGGCCATTGTGCTGGGCCGCGATGAAAACACCGGAATGGCGCAAGGCTCCGGCCGCTCAATTCCCGGTTTCCATCTGCTGGATGCCCTCAACGGCATGGCGGAAGTGTTCATCCGCTTCGGCGGCCACCGCCAGGCTGTGGGCGTGACGTTGGAAGAGTCGCGGGTAGAGGAACTCAAGCAGCGCTTCAATGCCTTCGCCCGCGAAACCCTCAGCGATGAGGACCTCGCCCCCGAGCGTCTGCTCGACGCCGAGGCCACCATCGACGAATTGAACGACACCGCCGTCGACGAGATCCTGCACCTCGCCCCCTTCGGGCTGGGTAACCGCGCGCCTCTGTTCCTGCTGCGCAACGTCGAGATCCGCCAGACGCCGGAAGTTTTCGGCAAGGATCGCGATCACCTGCGCATTCGCATCTTCCAGGGCAACCGTTCGCTCTTTGCCAAAGCCTGGCGTTTCGCCGGGCGCATCGGCGAACTCCAGCAGGGTGCCCGCGTCGACGTTGCGTTGACCGTGGAAGCTGACGCGTTCAGCGCCAAGCGCGGCTACAGTCCCTGGAGCGCCACCATCCGCGACATTCGCCCCGTGGACTAG
- a CDS encoding VWA domain-containing protein: MLPRLCFAALLTLPLVSQSPQSSTPLLRIDVQLVQVDAVVTDSRGRHVTDLRPEEFEIRQDGRRQKITHVSFIAGSPTPPAGSKLKTAPTEKMTPPPSVRAKDIQRTYALVVDDLGLSFESTARVRNALKKFVDEDMQPDDLVAVLTTGRGAAAFQQFTSDKRILHAAIERLRFNLSSRAASSSDFGGFTPVVDERDQEWARQHFTSGTMGAVQYIIGGLRGLPGRKSVILFSQGLTMNRFGNPYLTEHLRHLADAANRSGVVIYTVDVRPLAAPEGFSADSRRPPTVEAAKPVDRIQHDQGEKAVLLDSQAGLNYLAKQTGGLFLKDDNDLAKLARQSIEDQSGYYLIGYRAEPGTFEQVRGAPLFHRINVKVLRSGTQVRTRAGFLGTADVPEGSAPRTRGDSIAAAFASPFHAAEVPVRLTSWFDDEPEGGPSILSMVHIDAKSLYFAEEADGWRRAVVDVITVAVGEAGPSVNRLDRTYTVRARGPVYESLLKEGLMYTTTHPLKVPGPFQYRVVVRDAMSGKIGSANQFVEVPALQKGQLAVSGVVLLNATNDTVQKLGAGGSGDDALVEQTGGHPALRRFRYGQKVAYSYRILNARARVETELRLYRDGSLVFHTPPKEVMAEDGPAGLRQMTGVLTLGPPLLTGYYLLQVLVTDKTGKKKQNAATSWMDFELLLSPNLE; this comes from the coding sequence ATGCTTCCCCGTCTATGCTTTGCCGCACTGCTTACCCTCCCCCTCGTCTCACAATCACCGCAGTCCAGTACGCCGTTGCTCCGGATTGACGTGCAACTGGTGCAGGTGGACGCCGTCGTGACGGATTCGCGTGGCCGCCATGTAACCGATCTGCGGCCTGAGGAATTTGAGATCCGGCAGGATGGAAGGCGCCAGAAGATCACTCACGTTTCGTTCATCGCAGGGAGTCCGACTCCGCCGGCGGGGAGCAAGCTAAAGACCGCGCCGACGGAAAAGATGACGCCGCCGCCGAGCGTGAGAGCCAAAGACATCCAGCGGACTTACGCGCTGGTCGTGGATGATCTTGGACTGTCGTTCGAAAGCACGGCCCGCGTCCGCAACGCTTTGAAGAAGTTCGTCGATGAAGACATGCAGCCCGACGACCTCGTGGCTGTGCTCACCACCGGGCGCGGCGCGGCTGCGTTCCAGCAGTTCACCTCGGACAAGAGGATCCTGCATGCCGCGATTGAACGGTTGCGCTTCAATCTGAGCTCGCGAGCTGCGAGCAGTTCGGACTTCGGAGGATTCACACCGGTTGTGGATGAACGGGATCAGGAATGGGCCCGTCAACATTTCACGAGCGGCACGATGGGCGCGGTCCAGTACATCATCGGGGGGCTTCGCGGCCTGCCTGGCCGCAAATCAGTCATCCTCTTTTCGCAGGGCCTTACAATGAACCGGTTTGGGAACCCCTACCTGACAGAACATCTGCGGCATCTGGCTGACGCGGCCAACCGATCGGGCGTGGTCATTTACACGGTGGACGTCCGGCCGCTTGCTGCGCCTGAGGGATTTTCCGCAGACTCGCGTCGCCCACCCACTGTCGAGGCGGCAAAACCAGTCGACCGGATCCAACATGATCAGGGAGAGAAGGCTGTGCTCCTGGACAGCCAGGCGGGACTGAACTATCTGGCGAAGCAGACCGGCGGGCTTTTCCTGAAGGATGACAATGATCTGGCGAAGCTGGCGCGTCAGTCGATTGAGGATCAGTCCGGGTACTATCTGATCGGCTACCGGGCGGAGCCAGGCACTTTCGAACAAGTCCGTGGCGCGCCACTCTTCCATCGCATCAACGTGAAGGTGCTACGCTCGGGGACGCAAGTTCGCACGCGGGCCGGTTTTCTGGGAACTGCGGACGTTCCGGAAGGCTCTGCGCCAAGGACGCGAGGAGACAGCATCGCCGCGGCATTCGCGTCTCCCTTTCACGCCGCGGAAGTACCCGTCCGCCTGACGTCCTGGTTCGACGATGAACCCGAGGGCGGTCCGAGTATTCTCTCGATGGTCCACATCGACGCCAAAAGCCTGTATTTCGCCGAGGAAGCCGACGGATGGAGAAGGGCGGTCGTGGATGTGATTACAGTGGCAGTGGGAGAGGCCGGGCCGTCGGTCAACCGGCTGGACCGTACTTACACGGTACGCGCGAGGGGACCAGTGTACGAGAGTCTTTTGAAGGAAGGTTTGATGTATACCACCACTCACCCGCTCAAGGTGCCGGGGCCCTTCCAGTACAGGGTCGTGGTGAGGGATGCGATGTCGGGGAAAATTGGGTCGGCCAACCAATTCGTCGAAGTCCCTGCCCTGCAGAAGGGCCAACTGGCCGTTTCGGGGGTCGTTCTACTGAATGCCACGAATGACACGGTACAGAAACTGGGGGCAGGCGGCAGCGGGGATGATGCACTCGTGGAGCAGACCGGCGGGCATCCAGCCCTACGCCGTTTCCGCTACGGCCAGAAGGTCGCGTACTCGTACCGGATTCTCAATGCACGCGCGAGAGTAGAGACAGAGCTGCGGTTATACCGCGACGGGTCCCTGGTGTTTCATACTCCGCCGAAGGAGGTTATGGCGGAAGACGGCCCGGCAGGTCTACGGCAGATGACGGGCGTGCTGACGCTGGGTCCGCCGCTGCTGACAGGCTACTATTTGCTGCAAGTCCTGGTGACGGACAAGACCGGCAAGAAGAAACAGAACGCGGCCACGAGTTGGATGGATTTCGAGCTGCTGTTGAGTCCTAACCTGGAGTGA
- a CDS encoding SDR family oxidoreductase gives MTWSLNPNALRGRIAVVAGATRGAGRGIAAALGEAGATVICTGRSTRGRRSEYDRPETIEETAELVTELGGTGVAVVMDHLDPAQVENLAARIQNEYGHIDVLVNDIWGGELLKGGPADWNTPIWEHDLAKGLRILHLAVDTHLITSHFLLPLLIQRPGGLLVEVTDGTSEYNASHYRISVYYDLAKVAVNRLAYSQGHELAQHEGTAVAITPGWMRSEIMLEHFGVSEENWRDSLKAEGERSGPGAPPDFALSETPRFTGRAVVALACDPQRARWNQRSVSSGELAAGYGFLDLDGSRPDVWRFMTEVSEAGLEGRYEDYR, from the coding sequence ATGACATGGTCGCTAAATCCGAACGCATTGAGGGGACGGATTGCCGTGGTAGCAGGAGCGACCCGTGGGGCTGGGCGCGGCATCGCAGCGGCATTGGGCGAGGCAGGAGCCACAGTGATCTGCACAGGGCGCAGCACGCGCGGCAGGCGGTCTGAGTATGACCGTCCGGAGACGATTGAGGAGACCGCCGAACTAGTGACTGAGCTTGGCGGCACGGGCGTTGCCGTGGTGATGGACCATCTGGATCCGGCACAGGTGGAGAACCTGGCTGCGCGGATTCAGAACGAGTACGGGCACATCGACGTGCTGGTGAATGACATCTGGGGCGGCGAGTTGCTGAAGGGTGGGCCCGCGGATTGGAACACACCAATTTGGGAGCACGACCTGGCAAAGGGCCTGCGCATCCTGCACCTGGCAGTGGATACGCACTTGATCACGTCCCACTTCCTGCTGCCGCTGCTGATTCAGAGACCGGGCGGCCTGCTGGTGGAGGTGACTGACGGCACGAGCGAATACAACGCATCGCACTATCGAATCTCGGTCTACTACGATCTGGCCAAGGTGGCGGTGAACCGTTTGGCTTACTCTCAAGGCCACGAACTGGCGCAGCATGAAGGGACGGCCGTGGCGATTACGCCGGGCTGGATGCGTTCCGAGATCATGCTCGAGCACTTCGGCGTGTCGGAAGAAAACTGGAGGGATTCGCTGAAAGCGGAAGGTGAGCGCAGCGGACCGGGGGCCCCACCGGATTTCGCACTCTCAGAGACGCCGCGATTTACGGGGCGTGCGGTTGTCGCGCTGGCTTGCGATCCGCAGCGGGCCAGATGGAACCAGCGATCCGTCAGTTCCGGAGAGCTGGCCGCCGGGTACGGATTCCTGGACCTGGATGGATCGCGCCCGGACGTCTGGCGTTTCATGACGGAGGTCAGCGAGGCAGGGCTCGAGGGCCGTTATGAGGATTACCGCTGA
- a CDS encoding aldehyde dehydrogenase family protein, with amino-acid sequence MLHDADLVSVQEVREKVDKAYAAWQTYKNFTQEQIDAVVEAVAAKGRAHARRLAELAVRETGMGNVEDKYAKNMLCSDTLLRAIRGMKTVGVLRELPEQKITEVGVPQGVVAAICPTTNPTSTVFFKTIIALKSGNAIVLSPHPRARECTCAAAALLAEAAAEAGAPPDIIQCATNSTLEGTQALMKHPKTGVILATGGAGMVRAAYSSGKPAFGVGPGNVPVLLDVSANLAQAVARIVSGKSFDFGTVCSSEQTVVAERGLRDRMLAEFKARKAYILNDQERAAVERTLFSSGTTVRADCVGKSPQTIAQLAGITIPADAAILVAEIQGVGREHPLSAEKLSPVLALLFVDSFEAGLDACEAILKFGGLGHTCVIHAGDESKVRRFGLRMPAFRVLVNTASPQGSVGITTNVQPSMTLGCGAIAGNITSDNVGPQHLINIKRIAWAVRDPEPAPGQPAGLNIDKAALVAAVERYLAQRGVNVSGATLSAAVAAALPAQAPVVAPAPKPPLHGAVAGAVDRFLAAKQAQATASVEPPSAPSCGCGIKPAEPTSAVPAAPAAPAQIPAPKIEIVPFVCEADVREAIAKKKKIFIGPKTIVTPSARDLAGPDEILVRAER; translated from the coding sequence ATGCTGCATGATGCGGACCTGGTCTCGGTCCAGGAGGTCCGGGAAAAAGTTGATAAGGCTTACGCCGCTTGGCAGACCTATAAAAACTTCACTCAGGAGCAGATCGACGCGGTAGTCGAAGCCGTGGCCGCCAAGGGGCGCGCACACGCCAGGCGCCTGGCTGAACTCGCGGTTCGCGAGACCGGCATGGGCAATGTCGAGGACAAGTATGCGAAGAACATGCTCTGCTCCGACACTCTCCTGCGTGCCATTCGCGGCATGAAGACCGTTGGCGTCCTGCGTGAACTCCCAGAGCAGAAGATCACGGAAGTGGGCGTCCCGCAAGGCGTCGTCGCCGCGATCTGCCCCACCACGAATCCAACGTCCACTGTCTTCTTCAAGACCATCATTGCCCTGAAATCGGGCAACGCCATCGTTCTCAGTCCGCACCCGCGAGCCAGGGAATGCACCTGCGCCGCCGCCGCGCTGCTGGCTGAAGCCGCCGCGGAAGCGGGTGCGCCGCCCGACATTATCCAGTGCGCCACCAACTCCACGCTCGAGGGCACGCAGGCCCTCATGAAGCACCCCAAGACCGGCGTCATTCTGGCCACGGGCGGAGCCGGCATGGTACGCGCGGCATACTCTTCCGGCAAGCCGGCCTTCGGCGTGGGACCCGGCAACGTGCCGGTCCTGCTGGATGTCTCCGCCAATCTTGCGCAGGCTGTGGCGCGCATCGTTAGCGGGAAGAGCTTCGATTTCGGCACCGTCTGCTCCAGTGAACAGACCGTTGTCGCCGAACGCGGGCTGCGCGATCGCATGCTCGCTGAGTTCAAAGCGCGCAAGGCGTACATCCTCAACGATCAGGAACGTGCCGCCGTAGAGAGGACTCTCTTCAGCAGTGGCACCACTGTCCGCGCCGACTGCGTCGGCAAGTCTCCCCAGACCATCGCCCAACTCGCCGGCATCACGATTCCCGCCGATGCGGCCATCCTGGTCGCGGAGATTCAGGGCGTGGGCCGCGAGCATCCTCTCTCGGCCGAAAAGCTCTCCCCCGTCCTCGCGCTGCTCTTCGTCGATTCCTTCGAGGCCGGGCTGGATGCCTGTGAAGCGATTCTCAAGTTCGGTGGACTGGGCCATACCTGTGTGATCCATGCCGGCGACGAATCCAAGGTCCGCCGCTTTGGCCTGCGCATGCCGGCCTTCCGTGTGCTTGTGAATACGGCCTCTCCACAGGGCTCCGTTGGCATCACCACCAACGTGCAGCCTTCGATGACCCTCGGCTGCGGAGCCATCGCCGGCAACATCACCAGTGACAACGTCGGCCCTCAGCACCTCATCAATATCAAGCGCATCGCCTGGGCTGTGCGCGATCCCGAGCCCGCGCCAGGCCAGCCCGCCGGGTTGAACATTGACAAGGCCGCGCTCGTCGCCGCCGTGGAACGCTATCTTGCGCAGCGTGGTGTGAATGTCAGCGGTGCAACGTTATCGGCCGCTGTAGCCGCCGCCCTGCCCGCGCAGGCGCCCGTCGTTGCGCCCGCGCCCAAGCCTCCCTTGCATGGTGCTGTCGCCGGCGCCGTCGATCGTTTTCTGGCCGCCAAGCAAGCGCAGGCTACGGCCTCAGTGGAACCGCCGTCCGCGCCGTCCTGTGGCTGCGGTATCAAACCCGCGGAACCCACGTCGGCTGTTCCTGCCGCGCCCGCGGCACCGGCTCAGATCCCCGCTCCAAAGATTGAAATCGTTCCCTTCGTTTGCGAAGCGGACGTTCGCGAAGCAATCGCGAAAAAGAAGAAGATATTCATCGGCCCCAAGACAATCGTCACCCCATCGGCCAGAGACCTGGCCGGGCCCGATGAGATCCTGGTGAGGGCCGAGCGCTAA
- a CDS encoding mechanosensitive ion channel family protein, with product MAAVVQSPTDSTQTVFAGALRQSSIDTVRLAFEFARAQAAIPQATTSENPPPDAARGRTLAQSAAAAAQRAELSQAELDRLNLQLQSASGAGRARLQALRDEVASEANFAKARRDALRNLIGFLSAPDEGGLGAKILTLERSIPEAAPALKGTPEPAPAARPAATPDFHPESSGIVGLTAEVFSLSQRMNQLERLSQETEALRQSAEKLRGPLRSALREVIRRGDAITQLPESSNIEALNTQRKQIDAQLARFKQLSASSSPLSEQAAQINSSRGRIVEWRRALGERYNSALRYLLLRIVMLAVALLLIFGLSELARRATVRYVQDLRRRRQFLVLRRIVVGCAVALLIILSFVTEFGSLATFAGFSAAGIAVAMQSVILSVVAYFFLVGRWGVRVGDRVTVSGVTGEVADVGLFRLYLLELGGSGPALEPTGRIVVFPNAVFFQPSAMFKQLPGIDYVWRAVILKFPGRADYAQLERRLMDAVQTIWAEYRDVVERQHGNFQSSLLVHTEAPRPESRIRFIDAGLEITIRYPVEIRRIAEIDDRVTREFIQLLDAEPALSGNEGAKFKIESVAG from the coding sequence GTGGCCGCCGTTGTCCAGTCGCCAACCGATTCGACGCAAACGGTCTTCGCCGGCGCATTGCGCCAAAGCTCCATCGACACGGTCCGGCTGGCCTTTGAATTCGCACGAGCGCAAGCCGCCATTCCGCAGGCGACTACTTCGGAGAATCCGCCACCGGACGCCGCGCGCGGCCGCACACTGGCGCAGTCCGCCGCGGCGGCGGCGCAGCGGGCCGAACTGTCCCAGGCGGAGCTGGACCGGCTGAATCTCCAACTGCAATCAGCCAGCGGTGCCGGCCGGGCGCGTCTGCAGGCACTGCGGGACGAAGTGGCCAGTGAGGCCAACTTCGCCAAGGCGCGCCGCGACGCACTCCGCAATCTCATCGGCTTTCTCAGCGCACCGGACGAGGGTGGACTCGGCGCCAAGATCCTCACCTTGGAACGCTCCATCCCCGAAGCGGCGCCTGCCCTGAAGGGGACGCCCGAGCCTGCTCCCGCCGCTCGTCCAGCCGCCACGCCGGACTTTCATCCGGAATCCTCGGGGATCGTGGGCCTCACGGCGGAAGTCTTTTCTCTCTCCCAGCGGATGAACCAGTTGGAGCGCTTGTCCCAGGAGACGGAGGCCCTCCGCCAGTCAGCGGAGAAACTTCGCGGGCCGCTGCGCAGCGCCTTGCGCGAAGTGATCAGGCGGGGCGATGCGATTACACAACTGCCCGAGTCCTCGAACATCGAGGCCTTGAACACCCAGCGGAAACAGATCGATGCTCAACTGGCGCGCTTCAAGCAACTCTCCGCATCCTCCAGTCCGCTCAGCGAGCAGGCGGCCCAGATCAACTCCAGCCGCGGCCGCATCGTGGAGTGGCGCCGTGCTCTCGGAGAACGCTATAACTCCGCGTTGCGCTATCTCCTGCTGCGCATCGTCATGCTCGCCGTGGCCCTGCTGCTGATTTTTGGGCTCTCTGAACTCGCACGGCGCGCCACTGTTCGCTACGTGCAGGATCTTCGCCGCCGCAGGCAGTTTCTTGTGCTGCGGAGGATCGTGGTCGGCTGTGCTGTCGCCTTGCTGATCATCCTCAGTTTTGTCACGGAATTCGGATCGCTGGCTACCTTCGCCGGCTTCTCCGCCGCCGGCATTGCTGTCGCCATGCAAAGCGTGATTCTCTCCGTCGTCGCCTATTTCTTCCTGGTCGGGCGCTGGGGCGTGCGTGTCGGAGATCGTGTCACCGTCTCCGGCGTCACCGGGGAAGTGGCCGACGTAGGACTCTTCCGGCTCTACCTGCTGGAACTCGGTGGTTCCGGTCCGGCACTGGAGCCGACGGGCCGCATCGTCGTCTTTCCGAATGCCGTGTTCTTTCAGCCTTCGGCGATGTTCAAACAACTCCCCGGCATCGACTACGTCTGGCGTGCGGTCATTCTGAAATTCCCTGGCCGGGCCGATTACGCGCAACTGGAGCGCCGCCTGATGGACGCAGTACAAACGATCTGGGCGGAGTATCGCGATGTTGTCGAGCGCCAACACGGCAACTTCCAGTCTTCCCTGCTGGTGCACACGGAAGCACCGCGGCCGGAAAGCCGCATCCGCTTCATCGATGCGGGCCTCGAGATCACCATCCGCTACCCGGTCGAGATCCGCCGCATCGCAGAGATCGACGACCGCGTCACACGGGAGTTCATCCAGTTGCTGGACGCCGAGCCCGCACTGTCCGGCAACGAAGGCGCCAAGTTCAAGATCGAATCCGTGGCAGGGTAG
- a CDS encoding NAD(P)-dependent alcohol dehydrogenase: protein MRAAVYSRYGPPDVVRIQEVGKPIPRDNEVLVRIHATTVCAADWRLRTADPFLIRFMNGLLRPNKTKILGMEFSGTVEAVGPAVTRFAPDNQVFGGTGFQFGAHAEYVCLPEAGTLAAKPENMTMEEAAGVLFGGFTSLHFLRKANIQAGQNVLIYGASGSVGTFAVQLAVHFGARVTGVCSSSNVDMVRSLGAAAVLDYTREDFSSAGPVYDMVFDAVGYSGFERSLRALKRGGYYVRVGGSGKFLAILMGALQGIWVSATGAAKVVGGVAAGSREDQLFLKGLIEAGKLRTVIDRFYPLDEIAEAHRYVERGHKQGHVIIVMDPPR from the coding sequence ATGAGAGCTGCCGTCTATTCCCGTTACGGGCCCCCGGACGTCGTCCGCATCCAGGAAGTGGGAAAGCCCATTCCCAGGGACAACGAAGTCCTCGTCAGGATTCACGCCACCACCGTCTGCGCCGCCGATTGGAGACTCAGAACGGCGGACCCCTTTCTCATCCGCTTCATGAACGGTCTCCTTCGTCCGAACAAGACCAAAATCCTCGGGATGGAATTCTCCGGAACCGTGGAGGCGGTTGGCCCGGCCGTCACCCGCTTCGCACCAGACAATCAGGTCTTCGGCGGCACCGGCTTTCAATTCGGAGCCCACGCCGAATACGTCTGCCTGCCGGAAGCCGGAACGTTGGCCGCGAAACCGGAGAACATGACCATGGAAGAGGCCGCCGGCGTCCTCTTCGGAGGTTTTACATCCCTTCATTTCCTGCGAAAAGCGAACATCCAGGCCGGACAAAACGTGCTGATTTATGGCGCATCCGGCAGTGTGGGTACTTTCGCCGTCCAACTGGCCGTCCACTTCGGAGCACGGGTCACCGGAGTTTGCAGCTCCTCCAATGTGGACATGGTTCGATCTCTCGGTGCGGCCGCGGTGCTCGACTACACCAGGGAAGACTTCTCGAGCGCAGGCCCTGTATACGACATGGTGTTTGATGCAGTCGGCTATAGCGGCTTTGAGCGCAGCCTGAGGGCCTTGAAGCGCGGCGGTTACTACGTTCGGGTCGGGGGGTCCGGGAAGTTCCTGGCAATACTGATGGGCGCCCTGCAAGGCATATGGGTCTCCGCCACCGGAGCCGCCAAAGTTGTCGGAGGCGTGGCCGCCGGCAGCCGCGAGGATCAACTGTTCCTCAAGGGGCTAATTGAAGCCGGGAAGCTGCGTACCGTGATAGACCGCTTTTACCCCTTGGACGAGATCGCCGAAGCTCACCGTTACGTGGAACGCGGACACAAGCAGGGCCATGTGATTATCGTCATGGACCCGCCACGATAG
- a CDS encoding VOC family protein yields MKLHTYLNYGGNCREAFRFYEEHLGGQITMMLTREQQPNPEGAPPEWKDSIMYARMNIGETELMGSDVPSDRFQPMRSVYLSLNVDSTEEAERIYALLCEGGQIFMPMEETFFAFRFAMLRDRFGTSWMILHERPRP; encoded by the coding sequence ATGAAGCTGCATACTTATCTAAACTATGGCGGAAACTGCCGCGAGGCCTTTCGCTTTTACGAAGAGCATCTCGGCGGCCAGATCACGATGATGTTGACCCGTGAGCAACAGCCGAATCCGGAAGGAGCTCCTCCGGAGTGGAAGGATTCCATCATGTACGCGCGGATGAACATTGGCGAGACAGAACTGATGGGTTCCGATGTGCCATCGGACCGGTTTCAGCCGATGCGCAGCGTGTATCTTTCCCTGAATGTCGACAGCACGGAAGAGGCTGAACGCATTTATGCATTGCTGTGCGAAGGAGGCCAGATCTTCATGCCGATGGAAGAGACATTCTTCGCCTTCCGGTTTGCCATGCTGCGGGACAGGTTTGGAACGTCGTGGATGATCCTGCATGAACGGCCCAGGCCGTGA